The following are encoded in a window of Novosphingobium sp. ZN18A2 genomic DNA:
- a CDS encoding glycosyltransferase family 2 protein has protein sequence MIQLAVILPTLNERANIAPVIDRLDAALQGVAWEAIFVDDDSKDGTADEARRISQTDPRIRVIQRIGRRGLASAAIEGMMATAAPCVAVMDADLQHDPKLLPQMLAAVESGDYDIAVASRFAEGASTAEWNAPKREKASGIANRIARKVTGVELSDPMSGMFLLRTETLRADAHRLSGVGFKILLDIMATVDEPLRVKEFPMNFSARTHGESKLDRTVAFEFLVGLYDKWLGRIIPTRFALFGTIGAMGVVVHMAVLAAVLHILGADFVFNRYSKEAAFVVGQTSAAVVAMTFNFLLNNELTYSDKRLRGFFPVLRGWARFALTCSVGLLANVGVAAALVRMGMHDYPAAIAGIVIGSVWNYALSSRFVWGRY, from the coding sequence ATGATCCAGCTTGCCGTAATCCTCCCCACGCTGAACGAACGCGCGAATATCGCGCCGGTTATCGACAGGCTCGATGCCGCGCTGCAGGGCGTGGCGTGGGAGGCCATTTTCGTTGACGACGATTCGAAAGACGGCACCGCCGACGAGGCGCGCCGGATTTCGCAAACCGATCCGCGCATCCGCGTGATCCAGCGGATCGGCCGGCGCGGGCTTGCCTCTGCCGCGATCGAAGGAATGATGGCCACCGCTGCACCATGCGTGGCGGTGATGGATGCGGACCTTCAGCACGATCCGAAGCTGCTGCCGCAAATGCTGGCCGCGGTGGAAAGCGGCGATTACGACATCGCGGTTGCCTCACGCTTCGCGGAAGGGGCAAGCACCGCCGAATGGAATGCGCCGAAGCGCGAAAAGGCCAGCGGCATCGCCAACCGCATCGCACGCAAGGTGACCGGCGTCGAACTTTCAGACCCGATGAGCGGGATGTTCCTGCTGCGCACCGAAACGCTGCGCGCCGATGCACACCGACTGTCCGGCGTCGGCTTCAAGATCCTGCTCGACATCATGGCAACGGTGGACGAACCGCTGCGCGTCAAGGAATTCCCGATGAACTTTTCCGCCCGCACGCACGGGGAAAGCAAGCTGGACCGCACGGTCGCCTTCGAATTCCTCGTCGGGCTTTACGACAAGTGGCTGGGCCGCATCATCCCCACCCGCTTTGCGCTGTTCGGCACGATCGGCGCGATGGGCGTGGTGGTGCACATGGCCGTGCTGGCCGCCGTGCTGCATATCCTGGGCGCGGACTTCGTGTTCAACCGCTATTCGAAGGAAGCCGCCTTCGTCGTCGGCCAGACAAGCGCCGCGGTCGTGGCGATGACCTTCAACTTCCTGCTCAACAACGAACTGACCTATTCGGACAAGCGCCTGCGCGGATTTTTCCCGGTGCTGCGCGGATGGGCACGTTTCGCGCTGACCTGTTCGGTGGGCCTGCTGGCCAACGTCGGCGTCGCCGCCGCGCTGGTGCGCATGGGGATGCACGACTATCCCGCCGCGATTGCCGGCATCGTGATCGGATCGGTCTGGAACTACGCGCTGTCCTCGCGCTTCGTGTGGGGGCGGTACTAG
- a CDS encoding hemolysin family protein yields the protein MASNGHIPDSNAGEPDSSSPLWRAIRAWFGRDDGDQSLRAQIEEAIDEHEGEPGLAGSLAGDLSPTERQMLRNLLHFSEHDADDVAIPRGEIVAIRASAPFEDLVAAFAEHGHSRLPVYGESLDEVVGMIHIKDVFPIIAGMAIGNKTPPKEWNGLMRQPLFVPQARGALDVLADMRAKRTHLAVVIDEYSGTDGIITIEDLVEEIVGEIEDEHDDAPQVMLTPIDERTWDADARAELDDVAETIDRRLAEVEEDVDTVGGLAVVLAGEVPEVGRVVEHPSGWKIEVTGGDDRRLTRLRLHAPEPAIEDHAE from the coding sequence ATGGCCTCGAACGGCCACATTCCAGATTCGAACGCCGGAGAACCGGACAGTAGCAGCCCTCTGTGGCGCGCGATTCGCGCGTGGTTCGGCCGCGACGACGGCGACCAGTCGCTGCGCGCGCAGATCGAGGAGGCGATCGACGAGCACGAGGGCGAACCCGGCCTTGCCGGAAGCCTGGCCGGCGATCTTTCGCCGACCGAGCGGCAGATGCTGCGCAACCTGCTGCATTTCAGCGAACACGATGCAGACGACGTGGCCATCCCGCGCGGGGAAATCGTGGCGATCCGCGCATCCGCCCCGTTCGAGGATCTTGTCGCCGCCTTTGCCGAGCACGGCCACAGCCGCCTGCCGGTCTATGGCGAATCGCTGGACGAAGTTGTGGGCATGATCCACATCAAGGACGTGTTCCCGATCATCGCCGGCATGGCCATCGGCAACAAGACGCCGCCGAAGGAATGGAACGGCCTTATGCGCCAGCCGCTGTTCGTGCCGCAGGCGCGCGGCGCGTTGGACGTGCTGGCCGACATGCGGGCGAAGCGCACGCACCTTGCGGTGGTGATCGACGAGTATTCGGGCACTGACGGCATCATCACCATCGAGGATCTGGTCGAGGAGATCGTCGGTGAGATCGAGGACGAGCATGACGATGCACCGCAGGTCATGCTGACCCCGATCGACGAGCGCACTTGGGACGCCGATGCTCGGGCCGAGCTTGACGACGTGGCCGAAACGATCGACCGGCGCCTGGCCGAAGTGGAGGAAGACGTGGATACCGTGGGCGGCCTTGCGGTGGTTCTGGCGGGCGAAGTGCCCGAGGTGGGCCGCGTGGTCGAACATCCCAGCGGCTGGAAAATCGAAGTGACCGGCGGCGATGACCGGCGGCTCACCCGCCTGCGCCTCCACGCGCCCGAGCCCGCGATAGAGGACCACGCCGAGTGA
- the leuB gene encoding 3-isopropylmalate dehydrogenase translates to MKIAVLPGDGIGPEVTHEAVRVIEALDLPGIELKEAPVGGAAYKAYGHPLPPDTLDVARAADGILFGAVGDPDCDSLERNLRPEQAILGLRKELTLFANLRPARVFAGLEDFSALKPEIAGAIDLLIVRELNGDVYFGEKGFRETESGEREGYDIMSYSESEVRRIAHVAFRAAMGRGKRLCSVDKANVLETSQLWRDVVIEVAKEYPEVALEHMYVDNAAMQLVRRPGQFDVVVTGNLFGDILSDQASMCVGSIGLLASASLGERQTEYGTFGLYEPIHGSAPDIAGQGLANPMATILSAAMLLRHSLGLDSHADRIEAAVAGALAAGVRGGDLGGKAGTKEIGDAVLSRL, encoded by the coding sequence ATGAAGATCGCAGTCCTGCCCGGTGACGGGATCGGCCCCGAAGTGACGCATGAGGCAGTGCGCGTGATCGAAGCGCTGGACCTTCCCGGAATCGAGTTGAAGGAAGCCCCGGTCGGCGGCGCGGCATACAAGGCCTATGGCCACCCCCTTCCGCCCGACACGCTGGACGTCGCCCGCGCGGCGGACGGCATCCTGTTCGGCGCGGTGGGCGACCCCGATTGCGATTCGCTGGAGCGCAACCTGCGCCCGGAACAGGCGATCCTGGGCCTGCGCAAGGAACTGACGCTGTTCGCCAACTTGCGCCCCGCGCGCGTATTTGCCGGGCTTGAGGATTTTTCCGCGCTCAAGCCCGAGATCGCCGGCGCGATCGACCTGCTGATCGTGCGCGAGCTGAACGGCGACGTCTATTTCGGCGAAAAGGGCTTCCGCGAAACGGAAAGCGGAGAGCGCGAGGGATATGACATCATGTCCTATTCGGAAAGCGAAGTGCGCCGTATCGCCCACGTCGCGTTCCGCGCGGCGATGGGCCGGGGCAAGCGCCTGTGCTCCGTCGACAAGGCCAATGTGCTGGAAACCTCGCAACTGTGGCGCGACGTGGTGATCGAAGTAGCGAAGGAATACCCCGAAGTCGCGCTGGAACACATGTATGTCGATAACGCGGCGATGCAGCTGGTGCGCCGCCCCGGACAGTTCGACGTTGTCGTTACCGGCAACCTGTTCGGCGATATCCTGTCTGACCAGGCGAGCATGTGCGTCGGATCGATCGGCCTTCTCGCCTCGGCCTCGCTGGGCGAGCGCCAGACCGAATACGGCACGTTCGGCCTGTACGAGCCGATCCACGGCTCCGCACCGGACATCGCCGGACAGGGCCTGGCCAACCCGATGGCAACGATTCTTTCCGCCGCGATGCTGCTGCGCCATTCGCTGGGGCTGGACAGCCATGCCGACCGCATAGAGGCGGCCGTGGCCGGGGCACTGGCTGCCGGCGTGCGGGGCGGAGACCTGGGCGGAAAGGCCGGGACAAAGGAAATCGGTGACGCGGTGCTTTCAAGGTTGTAA
- a CDS encoding LysR substrate-binding domain-containing protein has translation MIRRLPPLRSLEAFIRVVRSGSAKTAAAELALSPSALSRRLGALEEFVGKPVFERRHQSLKLTDDGQALYDAVAPLMDEMTERIDRLVDTGKVMRLRLGVLPLFGSQRLFPRLGELRKLHPQLHIDIDSSHQGAAKLGDTIDAAIVLSEGPDPALHAVQLDHNRVYAITSKELAAELGPVPDKEKLAKQTFLVHSDLPASFEAWKRALGLEGLEPAAIDHFDAGQLILEAAAQGLGIAIMHDDHYVRAHDSRLSKLYDTEIASPYSYWFVCRPRALQSRPVRLFHDWLMKAGL, from the coding sequence GTGATCCGCCGCCTGCCGCCCCTGCGTTCGCTTGAGGCGTTCATCCGCGTTGTCCGCTCAGGCTCCGCCAAGACGGCGGCGGCCGAACTGGCGCTCAGCCCCTCGGCGTTGTCGCGCCGGCTGGGCGCGCTGGAAGAATTCGTGGGCAAGCCGGTGTTCGAACGGCGCCACCAGTCGCTGAAGCTGACCGATGACGGGCAGGCGCTTTACGATGCGGTCGCGCCGCTGATGGACGAGATGACAGAGCGGATCGACCGGCTGGTCGATACCGGCAAGGTCATGCGCCTGCGTCTGGGCGTATTGCCGCTGTTTGGCAGCCAGCGCCTATTCCCGCGGCTGGGCGAACTGCGCAAGCTGCACCCGCAGCTGCACATCGATATCGATTCCTCGCACCAGGGCGCGGCCAAGCTGGGCGATACGATCGACGCCGCCATCGTGTTGAGCGAGGGGCCGGACCCGGCACTTCACGCGGTGCAGCTGGACCACAATCGCGTCTATGCGATCACGTCGAAGGAACTGGCGGCCGAACTGGGGCCGGTGCCCGACAAGGAGAAGCTGGCGAAGCAGACGTTCCTTGTGCACAGCGACCTTCCGGCCAGTTTCGAGGCGTGGAAACGGGCGCTGGGGCTAGAGGGGCTTGAGCCTGCCGCAATCGACCATTTCGATGCGGGGCAGCTTATCCTGGAAGCAGCGGCGCAAGGGCTGGGCATCGCGATCATGCATGACGACCATTACGTGCGCGCGCACGATTCGCGGCTGTCCAAGCTCTATGACACAGAGATTGCCAGCCCTTACAGCTATTGGTTCGTCTGCCGCCCCCGCGCCCTGCAGTCACGGCCGGTGCGATTGTTCCACGACTGGCTGATGAAGGCGGGGCTTTAG